A single window of Carassius gibelio isolate Cgi1373 ecotype wild population from Czech Republic chromosome A19, carGib1.2-hapl.c, whole genome shotgun sequence DNA harbors:
- the LOC127935408 gene encoding claudin-4-like has protein sequence MVNTGMQLISFTCAVTGWVMAIAVTALPQWKVTAFIGSNILTSEIVWQGIWMNCIYQTTGHMQCKTYDSMLALPPDIQAARALMCIAIFLGWLSCTVSCCGMKCTTCAGDDRHAKAGIALSGGVLFILTGLCVLVPVSWTANTVVQDFYNPNVPLQHKRELGQAIYLGWAAAVILMISGAVLSSTCPHIERGGYRRGYIGRSFANSRSSAPDPLKPITTSTLPLKEYV, from the coding sequence ATGGTGAACACAGGTATGCAGCTGATCAGCTTCACCTGTGCTGTGACAGGTTGGGTGATGGCTATAGCAGTGACTGCACTGCCCCAGTGGAAGGTCACGGCATTCATAGGCAGCAACATCTTGACCTCCGAAATTGTTTGGCAGGGGATCTGGATGAACTGCATCTACCAGACCACTGGCCATATGCAGTGTAAGACCTACGACTCCATGCTGGCTCTACCACCTGATATCCAGGCAGCACGGGCGCTGATGTGCATTGCTATCTTCTTGGGCTGGTTGTCCTGCACCGTTTCTTGCTGTGGAATGAAGTGCACCACCTGTGCCGGGGACGATCGCCATGCCAAGGCTGGCATAGCACTGTCCGGTGGGGTGCTCTTCATCCTGACAGGCCTGTGCGTCCTAGTGCCGGTTTCCTGGACAGCAAACACTGTGGTGCAGGACTTCTACAACCCCAATGTTCCCCTCCAGCACAAGCGGGAGCTGGGTCAGGCCATTTACCTGGGATGggcagcagcagtgattcttatGATCAGCGGGGCGGTGCTGAGCAGTACCTGCCCGCACATTGAGAGAGGAGGGTACAGACGTGGGTACATAGGTCGTAGTTTTGCAAACTCAAGGTCTTCTGCTCCAGATCCGCTAAAGCCAATCACCACCAGTACCCTGCCTCTTAAGGAGTATGTATGA
- the LOC127935410 gene encoding borealin has translation MAPRKRTQNAKNKKNPKTPKLEAFLLDFDDEVHTIVERLKEKTNNLLKDADNLYKTALIKLPMAVRKINWIEYCNIEKPKSPVDDSKVREEAAQVELAIAENHVIPKSAAKEAKNGTNSEDENLAPLKSTVKKKKASKKAPSTSKKARALSISKQGNTIQRSTRKPLITPARSLLESSIIGTTPLITPRFDPRLPKTPSLRLPRHREKVFSMSVNGSPIAGSGEDIVISVPIGNGECIQLLASEMDSVDLSQLDERALRSIRNLQNRLTTLCGTN, from the exons ATGGCGCCAAGAAAACGCACCCAGAATGCTAAAAACAAGAAGAATCCCAAAACGCCGAAACTGGAAGCTTTTTTGCTTGATTTTGACGATGAAG TTCATACAATTGTTGAAAGACTGAAGGAGAAGACGAACAATCTTCTGAAAGATGCAGACAACCTTTACAAGACCGCTCTGATAAAGCTTCCCATGGCAGTGAGGAAAATTAACTGGATCGAGTACTGCA ATATAGAGAAGCCAAAATCACCAGTGGATGATTCAAAG GTGAGGGAGGAAGCTGCTCAAGTGGAGCTTGCTATTGCCGAGAATCATGTGATTCCCAAGTCTGCTGCCAAAG AAGCCAAGAATGGTACAAACTCGGAGGATGAAAACTTGGCACCTCTAAAGTCTACGGTGAAGAAG AAGAAAGCATCAAAGAAGGCACCTTCTACATCCAAGAAAGCCAGAGCGCTCTCCATCAGCAAACAGGGAAACACTATCCAAAG GTCTACAAGAAAGCCTCTGATCACTCCTGCTAGAAGTTTACTTGAGTCTTCAATCATCGGCACCACTCCGCTCATCACACCACGTTTTGACCCAAG ATTGCCCAAGACTCCATCATTGAGACTTCCACGTCACAGGGAGAAGGTGTTCAGCATGTCTGTTAATGGCTCACCTATTGCTGGCAGTGGAGAAGACATTGTCATTAGTGTCCCCATTGGAAACGGAGAG TGCATTCAGCTGCTGGCCAGTGAAATGGACTCTGTGGATCTGAGTCAGCTGGATGAGAGGGCCCTACGCAGTATCAGAAACCTGCAG